CAGCAGCGTCAGCACCATGAACGTGCGCCCCAGCACCGGCGCCATCCCGCTGGTGAACAGGTGGTGCGCGTACACCGCGCCGCTCAGCGCCGTCACCACGCCCATGGCCCCCGCCGTCAGCCGGTAGCCGTGCGCGGGCTTGCGGCTGAAGAAGGCCACGAAGTCCCCCACCATGCCCCACGCGGGCAGGATGAGGATGTAGACCTCCGGGTGGCCGAACAGCCAGAACAGGTGCTGGTACACCACCGGGTCGCCGCCCCCGCCCACCGCCGCCGCGCCCGCGATGAAGAACTGCGTGCCCGCCACCCGGTCCAGCAGCAAGAGCACCGTGGCCGCCGCCAGCACCGGCACGAACAGCACGTTGAGCACCGCGCCGTAGAACAGCCCCCACACCACCAGCGGCATCCGGTCCCACGTCATCCCCGGCGCGCGGCAGCGCACCACCGTGACGACGAAGTTGAGCCCGTACAGGAACGCGGACACGCCCACGCACAGCACCGCCACCGTCACCAGCGTCTGCCCCAGCCCCGGCGTGAACGCGGGCGTCGCCAGCGGCGGATACGACGTCCACCCCGCGCTCGCCGGCCCCAGCCGCACCCCGAACGACACCAGCATCAGCGCGCCGCCCACCGCGTAGGCCCAGAAGCCGAACGGCGACAGCCGGGGGAACGCCATCTGCTTCGACCCGATGGCCAGCGGCAACACGAAGTGCCCCAGCGCACCGAAGAGCAGCGGCGTCACCGCGAAGAAGATCATCAGGAGGCCGTGCATCGTGAACACGGCCGTGTACGTGGGCGGCGTCAGGGCGCCCTTCGACTCGGGCAGCACCCACGCGAGCCCCGGCACCGGCTGCCCGGGCCACGCCCACTGGAAGCGGATGAGCATGGCCAGCAGGCCACCTATCAGCAGGAACAGGAACCCGCCCCACAGGTACTGCCGCGCCACGCGCTGGGGGTCCGTCGTCCAGAGCGACTTCAGCACCGCCCCCGCCTTCATGGCGTCCTCCACACCCAGCCCCAGTGGGCCGCCATGTCATCCGGGTCGTAGGCGTGCACCGCCTTGAGGCTCGCCTCGCGCAGCCACGCCGCGTACGCCTCCGGGGACAGCGCCGTCAGCATGCCGCGCATCCGGTAGTGGCTGGTGCCGCAGTGCTGGTAGCAGGCCACCTCCCACGCGCCCTCGCGAGCGGCCTGGAACCACGTCTGGTTCACGCGGCCCGGGATGGCGTCCAGCTTCACGCGGAAGGCCGGCAGCGCGAACCCGTGCACCACGTCCGTGGAGACCAGCTGCACCCAGACGGGCACGTCCGCCGGCACGCGCAGGTCGTTCCACGTCACCACGTCGTCCTTCGTGCCGAAGGCCCCGTCCGAGCCCGCGTACCGCGCCTCCCACGACCACTGGTGCGCGTTGATCTGGATGCGCACCGTGCGCGGATCCTCCGTGGGGACGCGGAAGTTCCAGAGCACGTCGTCCAGGTAGCCCTGGGAGCCCAGGAACAGCGTCCCGTCCACCACGCCGAACACGCCCACGGCCAGCCCCAGCACCCACGCCCGCGAGCGCCGCGTGCCTCCGTCCGGCGCCACCTTCCGGGCGCCCCGGAAGCGCACCACCGCCAGCAACATCCACCCGAGCATCACCGCCGCCAGCGCCACGTCGAAGCCATGGCTCGTGGCCAGCAGCGCGTCGATGCGGTCGCCCGTCGCGCTCGCGTTCTCCGGCGGCGCCAGGCTCCAGGCGCCACGCGCGGGCGGCACCGCCAGGGGCGCCTGCGCATCCGGCGGAGCGACGTCGCTCGCGGACGACGGGGACAACGCCGGGGACTCCGCCATCACGGATGCTCCTGTTCCACGGGGGCCGAAGCCCGCTCCACCCGCCCCGCCCGCCAGGCCGCCCAGAGCCCCACGCCCACCAGCGCGAAGGGCACCAGCATCAGCGCCAGCAGCAGCTCGCTCGCCCCTCCCGGAGATTCCGGCGCCCGGGCCGTGCACGAGGGGCACGCCAGCGCCGCCGCCGGCACCAGCCCCCCGACGAGCCCGAGCCACGGCCCGGACCTCCGGAAGGGCCGCCCCGCCAGCGACCGGAAGCCTCCCCACCCGCCCGGCGAAGCGCGTCCACCCAGGGGCTGGAAGAGGGCATGGGCCATGGCCTCCGGGCTAGCACGCACCCAACGCCCCCTCAAGGAGCACCCCTCCGCCGCCGAAGCGGCCACTCTCCCTCATGCCTCGCATGCGGCCAGCCCCTACCCCGGCAGGCCCGGCGCTTGTGCGCCCCCCGCCAATGCCGTACGTGCCGACGCATGTCCGTCGAATCACCCACCACTCCGTCCGCCCCCCGCTCCCGTCCCGTCCGCCGCTCGTGGGTCTGGGCGGGCATCGCCGTGGCGTCGCTCGGCTTCATGGGGGTGGCGGTCCACGACATGGTGAAGGACCGCTCCCAGCCGCCGCCCCGCCTGGGCGCGCTGCCGGACTTCACCTTCACGCGGCAGGACGGACAGCCCTTCGGGTTGAAGCAGCTCCGCGGCCACCCGTTCATCGCCAACTTCATCTTCACCCGCTGCCCCACCGTCTGCCCTGTCTTCACGCAGAAGATGGCGCGCGTGCAGGAGAACACCGCGAAGCTGGGGACGGATCTCCAGCTGGTGTCCTTCTCCGTGGATCCGGCCTACGACACCCCGGAGCGGCTGGCCGAGTACGGGACGAAGTACAAGGCGGACTTCACCCGCTGGAACTTCCTCACCGGCGACTACGCCACCCTCAAGGACACCATCGTCCAGGGTTTCAAGATCAGCATGGGCCGCGAGGCCGGCGCCCCCGAGGACGACCTGCTCTCCATCTTCCACGGCACCCACTTCGTGCTGGTGGACGGCACCGGGGAGATCCGCGGCTACTACGACAGCGCGGACCCCGAGGCGACCCGGAAGCTGGAGACCGACGCCTTCCACATCACCCGCGAAGAGGGCTGAGCCCCGCCCCTTCCTGATCGCGCCCGCACTCCGGGTGCGATGTCCCGGGTCATATCCCACCCGGCCTCCAAAGCCCGATTCGAAGCCCGCAAAGCCGAAGGGCCGGCCCCCACCTCGCGGTGAGTACCGGCCCTCGCGCCTGAGTCACGCCAGCTTCAGCGGGGAACTCAGTTGATGAGCTGCGCCTGACCGTACGCCATCAGGTTCTGGAAGTTCTGCTGCGCGGGCTGCGAGGCCAGCGCGCCGACCTTGTCCGCGCCCTGCTTCACGGTGGTCGCGATGTCCGCGATGGACTTCACGGTGGGGGCGAACTGGGTCAGCTTGTTCAGGCCGGCCAGGGGGCCCTGGGACAGCATGGACGCGCCGGAGTCGATGAACTTGTCCACGAACGGCTTCGCCAGGTTGCCCAGGCCGAACGGGAGCTTGTCCAGGAGGCCGCCCGCGATGCCCTTCAGGCCACCGGCCAGGGCGCCCACGGGGTTCTGAACGAAGTTCAGCGCCTTGCCCGCGATGTTCGCGACGCCGCCAGCGATGTTGGAGACCGTCTTCGCGACGCTGCTGACAATCTTGCCGATGCCGCCCATGGTGAAACCCCCTACTGAATTTGGTTTGGAGAGTGTGAGCCGGAGTGAAGCTTCAAAAGGATTCTCGGAGGGGGGAGGAAAATGTTTCCTCCCCATTTTCCGATCTATTTCACGGAGATTCCGGGCGGGCTTCAGCCGCGGGTTCCGCCTCCGCCCTTCTTCAGCTGGTCCATCAGCTCCTGGCGCTTCGCCTCGTCCTGGGGCGCCTTGGGGGCCTCGCCCGTGGGGTTCAGCGCGGGCTTGCCGGCGGCGCCGCCACCCTTGCCGGCCTCGAACTCGGACTTGGCGAAGGGGTTGCCCTGGCCGGGCAGCTCACCCTTGGCGCCCGCGACCAGGAACTCGCCGACCTCCTCCACCGTGTGCACGGGGAAGCCGTTCGCCTTCAGCTCCTCGTCGGACACGACGTTGAGCATGGGCTCCTTGTCCTTGTCCTGCGCGTACTCGAGCACCAGCTCGACGTAGTCCTCCAGCTTCATGCCCACGGCGTCCGCGATGCGCTTCGTCTCGGGATCCTTGAGGAGCTCGGCGCGGACGACTTCCACGGGACGGGACAGACCACGCTTCTTGCCAGGGGCTTGCTGGGACATTGCGGTTTCGCTCCGGAGAGGAGAGGAAAGACGGCTGGGAACAACTCTAGCCCATCTTTCCAGTAGTACCCATTCCCCCACCCGGACCGCCCCCGCCCCCTCTCAAGAAGCCCCGGGGTTCAGCGGACCGCGTTGCGGGGCGTGCCCTTGCGCACGGGGGCCGCGGCCTTGCGCTTGGGCAGGATGCGGGTGACGGAGCCGGGGCGGCGGGCCGCGGCGGCGGCGCGCTCCTTCTCCTCGGCGGCCTTCAGCGCCGCGGCGCGCACGGCCAGGGCTTCCGCCTGCTGCGCCCAGCGGCGCTTGAGCGCGTCCCGCAGGCCGTCCGTCTGCAGGTCCACCTGCGCCTGGTGGAGCCGGTAGTGCAGGTCCTCGCGCAGCGTGCCCCGGGTGAGGGCCGCCATCGCCGTGCCGGACACGCCCACCACCACCTTGGGCCGCTCCTCCTGCATCTGAAGGCAGCGCAGGATGAGGCCCTGGGCGTCCAGCGGCAGCTTCCCCGCGTCCGCGATGAACACCACGCCGTTGGGCTGACGGAGCGCTCCGGCCAGCTCCTGGGCCTGGCGCACCTCCGTGAGCGGGACGCCGAAGTTGCGCGCGGCTTCCTCCGCCCAGGCCCTGCGCTCATCCTCGGTGCCTCCGTGGATGAGCAGCGACGCACGGTTGGAGACGAGGTCCTCTTCTCGATAACCGCGAAGAGCCACGGGATGCCCTACCCTTCTGGGAAAGCGGGTCCTCCCAAAGTCTAACGCCCTCCAGGGTCGCCTGTTCAATCCCTTACGTGCGGGAAAAAAACAGGGACCCGTTCCGCGAGGAGCCCTGCACTGGACGCCCGTTCCCGGGTCAAATGGAAGGCACCACCATCACGGGCCGGCGGCAGCGCAGCACCAGCTCGCGCGCCACCGCCTCCTCCAGCACGTCCGGGACCACCTCGCGATGGGCGGACGTGCCCACGCAGACCAGGTCCACGCCCTCGCGCTCCGTGGCCTGGCAGATGGCGATGGCGACGTCGTCCCCGCTGACGCCCTCCACGCTCCAGTGCACCGCCTGCGCGACCGTGTCCCCGGGCACCTGCGCCCAGAGCCGCTTCAGCACCCGGTCCCGCTCACCGTTGGGCTCCGGGAGCACGCCGTGGAAGTCCCGGGGGCCCCGCTCGCGGCCCCGGAGCCGGTGCACGTGCAGGAGGTGCACGCGGCCGCCCGGCCCCACCAGCGAGCACGCCTGCGCGATGGCCTGTCCGGAGGCCAGCGTGAAGTCCACCGGCACCAGCGCGCTCCGGGGCGGAGGAAGCCGGCGCGGCTCGCGCGCTCCGGGCGGGATGCACGCCACGGAGCGCTCCGCGTGGCGCAGCACCCCTTCCGACACGGAGCCGTGCCACAGCCGCTGCACGCCGCCGCGCAGGTGCATGCCCACCACCGTCAGCTCCGCGCTGCGCGCATGGGCCACGTGCAGCAGGTGGTCCGCCGGGCGGCCATAGCCGGGCTCCAGCACCACCTCCACGCTGCCCTCGCCCTCCAGGTCGCCCAGGCGCTCGCGCACCTCGCGATGGAGCACGCGCTCCACCAGCGGCTCCAGCCCCTCCATGGTGCGCTCCCGCGCGTCCAGCCGCTCCACGTGCACGGGGGTGTGGATGCCCAGCCGCTCGCGCTCCTCCAGCGGCGAGCACACGTACGCGGCCAGCACGTCGCATCCGCCCACGCGCCGCAGCTCCCGCAGGAAGGTGATGGCCGCGTCGGAGGTGGAGGAGCGGGGGTCCACCCCCACCAGCACCAGCAGCCGGCGCCGGCCGCGGGCCCAGTCCAGGAGCGCCGAGTCCCGGCGCACCGCCAGCACCGGGGCGCAGCCGTGGCGGGCCAGGCGCTCCGCCAGGGACGTCTTGCGCCAGGGGGACGTGCGCCAGCCCTCGGCGGCCACCACCACCAGCCGGGCGCTGCGGCACTCCTCGTCCCCCAGCAGCGTCTCCACGGAGGAGCCCCGCTGCATGCGCGGCTCCACCCTGCCCGCGAACGCCCTCAGGCGCGCGGCCTCCGCGGCCAGGCCTCCCTCCGCGGCGGACAGGGCGTCCGGAGCCTCCGCGTCCGGCACTTCGTCATCCACCCCCAGGAGCAGCAGGGGCTCTCCCAGGCGGCCGGCGAGCGTCGCCGCGACGGTGGCCGCGTGCGCGGCGTCGGCGGACAGGTTGGTTGCGCAGATGATGGCCATGGCGGGGCCCCCCGGGGAGGCGATGCCCGCTGGAGCCTCCCCCGCCACCAAGGATGCGCACGCCGGACGCCGGTGACGCGCGGCCCAGGCATGCCGGCCTGCCTGCCCACCAGGGTGGGGCGGCCCGGCGGCGCGGCCCTCCCTAGCGCAAGAGCTGCTGGTGCCCGTCGTGGTTGGTGTGGTCCTGGTTGTCGCCCGTGCCGCCGCGCTGGTTCTCACGGCCGAAGCTGGACAGGAACACGCCCTGGTCGTTGCTCGCGTAATGGTAGGGCCGGCCCCAGGGGTCCAGGGGCACCGCGTGGAGGTAGCGGGGCACCAGCAGCGCGTCCAGGTTCCCCTCCTCCGGCAGCTTCCCCTCGTGGTCCGCG
This DNA window, taken from Corallococcus coralloides DSM 2259, encodes the following:
- a CDS encoding cytochrome c oxidase subunit II, coding for MAESPALSPSSASDVAPPDAQAPLAVPPARGAWSLAPPENASATGDRIDALLATSHGFDVALAAVMLGWMLLAVVRFRGARKVAPDGGTRRSRAWVLGLAVGVFGVVDGTLFLGSQGYLDDVLWNFRVPTEDPRTVRIQINAHQWSWEARYAGSDGAFGTKDDVVTWNDLRVPADVPVWVQLVSTDVVHGFALPAFRVKLDAIPGRVNQTWFQAAREGAWEVACYQHCGTSHYRMRGMLTALSPEAYAAWLREASLKAVHAYDPDDMAAHWGWVWRTP
- a CDS encoding universal stress protein is translated as MAIICATNLSADAAHAATVAATLAGRLGEPLLLLGVDDEVPDAEAPDALSAAEGGLAAEAARLRAFAGRVEPRMQRGSSVETLLGDEECRSARLVVVAAEGWRTSPWRKTSLAERLARHGCAPVLAVRRDSALLDWARGRRRLLVLVGVDPRSSTSDAAITFLRELRRVGGCDVLAAYVCSPLEERERLGIHTPVHVERLDARERTMEGLEPLVERVLHREVRERLGDLEGEGSVEVVLEPGYGRPADHLLHVAHARSAELTVVGMHLRGGVQRLWHGSVSEGVLRHAERSVACIPPGAREPRRLPPPRSALVPVDFTLASGQAIAQACSLVGPGGRVHLLHVHRLRGRERGPRDFHGVLPEPNGERDRVLKRLWAQVPGDTVAQAVHWSVEGVSGDDVAIAICQATEREGVDLVCVGTSAHREVVPDVLEEAVARELVLRCRRPVMVVPSI
- a CDS encoding type II secretion system protein GspG, coding for MSATSSSSAVPEKSRRSPLPWVAVVFAVALVVALVLTAFRRRDPEQAQRIHSDFTLILDALERYRADHEGKLPEEGNLDALLVPRYLHAVPLDPWGRPYHYASNDQGVFLSSFGRENQRGGTGDNQDHTNHDGHQQLLR
- a CDS encoding cytochrome c oxidase subunit I, translating into MKAGAVLKSLWTTDPQRVARQYLWGGFLFLLIGGLLAMLIRFQWAWPGQPVPGLAWVLPESKGALTPPTYTAVFTMHGLLMIFFAVTPLLFGALGHFVLPLAIGSKQMAFPRLSPFGFWAYAVGGALMLVSFGVRLGPASAGWTSYPPLATPAFTPGLGQTLVTVAVLCVGVSAFLYGLNFVVTVVRCRAPGMTWDRMPLVVWGLFYGAVLNVLFVPVLAAATVLLLLDRVAGTQFFIAGAAAVGGGGDPVVYQHLFWLFGHPEVYILILPAWGMVGDFVAFFSRKPAHGYRLTAGAMGVVTALSGAVYAHHLFTSGMAPVLGRTFMVLTLLISLPAQVMFLNWLMTLWRGSVRLTSPMLAALATMVVFGLGGITGLALGAVATDVPLHGTMWVVGHFHLTMGAASFLAVFAGLYFWFPRMYGRALDERMAKVHVLLSAVLFIAVFGGQLVAGYAGQLRRLYDPYQYTFLAHLLTLNRWTSWAAFALGAVQLVFVVNLVRTLKWGRAAEPNPWRVGTLEWMDSGPGAVVLRGPHALSQPEVQEQLGRDWIGQAEPLPSGVPVAEPVVPPVPGVEGAV
- a CDS encoding SCO family protein, translated to MSVESPTTPSAPRSRPVRRSWVWAGIAVASLGFMGVAVHDMVKDRSQPPPRLGALPDFTFTRQDGQPFGLKQLRGHPFIANFIFTRCPTVCPVFTQKMARVQENTAKLGTDLQLVSFSVDPAYDTPERLAEYGTKYKADFTRWNFLTGDYATLKDTIVQGFKISMGREAGAPEDDLLSIFHGTHFVLVDGTGEIRGYYDSADPEATRKLETDAFHITREEG
- a CDS encoding Fis family transcriptional regulator gives rise to the protein MALRGYREEDLVSNRASLLIHGGTEDERRAWAEEAARNFGVPLTEVRQAQELAGALRQPNGVVFIADAGKLPLDAQGLILRCLQMQEERPKVVVGVSGTAMAALTRGTLREDLHYRLHQAQVDLQTDGLRDALKRRWAQQAEALAVRAAALKAAEEKERAAAAARRPGSVTRILPKRKAAAPVRKGTPRNAVR